In one Mesorhizobium australicum genomic region, the following are encoded:
- a CDS encoding fumarylacetoacetate hydrolase family protein yields MRISSYVTDGGVKSYGLVEGSAVRDVGEAFRNRFPTLCAALAAGALADLTDAAASSREVPLDTVVLLPPIDNPDKILCIGLNYMTHIKETGREAPSHPSIFTRYPSSLVGHAEPMVRPSVSTWFDFEGELAVVIGRAGRAIPEARAMEHVAGYTCFNDGSVRDYQRHTTQFWAGKNFDRSGSMGPWLVTADEMGDPAAQSMVTRLNGEVVQSTPISDLAFDIPKLIAYLSTVCELLPGDVIATGTPSGVGLFREPKLFMKAGDRIEVEISGIGTLSNPIVDES; encoded by the coding sequence ATGCGTATAAGTTCGTACGTCACCGATGGCGGCGTCAAGTCCTACGGCCTTGTCGAAGGCAGCGCCGTCAGGGATGTCGGCGAGGCGTTCAGGAACAGATTTCCCACCCTGTGTGCCGCGCTCGCGGCCGGAGCGCTTGCGGACCTGACGGACGCCGCAGCCTCGTCTCGCGAGGTTCCGCTCGACACCGTCGTCCTGCTTCCACCAATCGACAATCCTGACAAGATCCTTTGCATCGGGCTCAACTATATGACCCATATCAAGGAGACTGGACGCGAAGCGCCCAGCCATCCTTCCATATTCACGCGCTATCCATCTTCGCTGGTGGGACATGCCGAACCGATGGTGCGCCCTTCGGTCTCGACGTGGTTTGACTTCGAAGGTGAACTCGCCGTTGTCATCGGCCGCGCCGGGCGGGCGATTCCTGAAGCCCGTGCGATGGAACACGTTGCGGGCTATACCTGCTTCAACGACGGATCGGTGCGGGACTACCAGCGCCACACGACCCAGTTCTGGGCCGGCAAGAACTTCGATCGCAGCGGCTCGATGGGACCGTGGCTGGTTACCGCGGACGAAATGGGCGATCCCGCCGCGCAGTCGATGGTGACGAGGCTCAACGGCGAGGTCGTTCAGTCGACACCGATCTCGGACCTCGCCTTCGACATCCCCAAGCTCATCGCCTACCTCTCCACCGTGTGCGAACTGTTGCCTGGCGACGTCATCGCCACCGGAACGCCGAGCGGTGTAGGCCTCTTCCGCGAGCCCAAGCTGTTCATGAAGGCGGGCGACCGTATCGAGGTCGAGATCTCCGGGATCGGCACATTGTCCAATCCCATAGTCGACGAAAGCTGA
- a CDS encoding carboxymuconolactone decarboxylase family protein, which produces MYEQDDFDPLDPSQWPEQLVPLKSGFASRLNVYRVMAHHPDLLKAWAGLRQHVVVDNVLGAELSEVAILRAAFHMRSAYEQAHHIVRARACDLDDRSIREIVAGATVSNPRYRVVAIAVDELSTGRQLSGNSLAAVTGLAGKAGVLDLIAIVGFYTTLAFILNSFDTPIDQDVARELADSPLQPL; this is translated from the coding sequence ATGTACGAACAGGACGATTTCGACCCGCTCGACCCGTCGCAATGGCCGGAGCAACTCGTGCCACTCAAGTCCGGTTTTGCGTCGCGACTGAACGTCTACCGCGTGATGGCCCATCATCCGGATTTGCTGAAGGCCTGGGCAGGCTTGCGGCAGCATGTCGTGGTCGACAATGTCCTCGGTGCCGAACTTTCGGAGGTCGCGATCCTGCGCGCCGCCTTCCACATGCGGTCCGCCTATGAGCAGGCGCATCACATCGTCCGGGCCAGGGCCTGCGACCTGGATGATCGGTCCATTCGCGAAATCGTGGCGGGAGCCACGGTCTCGAACCCACGCTACCGGGTTGTCGCGATCGCGGTGGATGAGCTTTCGACCGGTCGCCAGCTCTCGGGAAACAGCCTCGCGGCGGTCACCGGGCTCGCAGGAAAGGCAGGCGTTCTGGATCTCATCGCCATCGTTGGCTTCTACACCACGCTGGCGTTCATCCTGAATTCCTTCGACACGCCGATCGATCAAGACGTGGCCCGGGAGCTTGCGGATTCGCCGTTGCAGCCGCTGTAA
- a CDS encoding efflux RND transporter permease subunit, with translation MVGFFIQRPIFATAIAIIMVLAGGISYFLLPVSQFPDITPPQIVVAANYPGASAQVVADTVTTPLEQQLNGVPGMLYMSSTSSNDGSARITISFQVGYPIDIAAMDVQNRVSQASPSLPALVNQTGVTVIKQNPNFNVLVNLGSPDNSVDFTTLSNYAYLQILDPIKRLPGVGDVQFFGERRYSMRVWLDPDKMASLGVTAVDVQNVIQEQNIQVAAGKIGQAPAPAGTAFEMQVNAVGRLSDPQQFGDIVLRVDPKTGAATRLRDVARIELGALLYSSSFSLNGQDSVVLAILQAPGSNALDLQNNVKAKMEELSKRFPSGMAYNMFYDTTRFVSAAMEDVVKTLVEALVLVVLVVFIFLQSWRATLIPIIAIPVSLVATLTVMYLLGFSLNMLSLLGMVLAIGLVVDDAIVVVENVERQLEAGLPPLAAAKKAMQEVTGPIIATTGVLLAVFVPVAFIPGVAGQLYNQFALTVAISFAISAFNSLTLSPALSAVFLRYRGESQFILFRWFNAGFHWMSHIYAGSIRTFVRWRWPLLGLFALGLAGTYTLSQRIPSTFLPVEDQGYFFVVLQLPDGASVERTAAVAKKSEEILRSLPGVESVGSVVGFSFLSFANQSNAGVQFAVLKPWDERGPGESATALRTIAQGKLIQIPDALVLAFDPPSIQGLGTTGGFEFQVEDLTGRGAVALDETTQALLAEARKQPELNPFALFTTFSTSTPQYSYDLDRNKAKLLGLSLPDVFSTLQIYLGSLYVNDFNLFGRTFRVTLQAEPDARASATDISRLYVRSSSGDMVPLSTLGQLKSMAGPETITHYNNYPSALVNGAAAEGFSSGQAVAAMERAAATALPRDFAFEWTGITYQEIRAGSIANLVFGIAIVFCFLVLAMQYESWSMPFVVLLAVPLALLGALLALWLRGMQIDVYSQIGFVMLIGLAAKNAILIVEFAKRRREEGVEIVAAAIEAARLRLRPILMTAFAFILGVVPLMTATGAGAASRQSIGTTVFGGMLVATVLTLVFVPIFYVVLESWRERLSPRSSARDAAEPAE, from the coding sequence ATGGTGGGGTTCTTCATCCAGCGGCCGATCTTCGCGACCGCAATCGCGATCATCATGGTGCTGGCCGGCGGCATCTCTTACTTCCTGTTGCCGGTTTCGCAATTCCCCGACATCACGCCGCCGCAGATCGTGGTCGCCGCGAATTATCCCGGCGCGAGCGCGCAAGTGGTCGCCGATACGGTGACCACGCCGCTCGAGCAGCAGCTCAACGGCGTGCCCGGCATGCTCTACATGTCGTCGACCAGTTCGAACGACGGCTCGGCCCGCATCACCATCTCGTTCCAGGTCGGCTATCCGATCGACATCGCCGCGATGGATGTGCAGAACCGGGTCTCGCAGGCTTCTCCATCGCTGCCCGCGCTGGTCAACCAGACCGGCGTGACCGTCATCAAGCAGAACCCGAACTTCAACGTCCTGGTCAACCTGGGCTCCCCGGACAACTCCGTCGACTTCACCACGCTCAGCAACTACGCCTATCTGCAGATTCTCGATCCGATCAAGCGCCTGCCGGGCGTCGGCGACGTGCAGTTCTTCGGCGAGCGCCGCTATTCCATGCGCGTCTGGCTCGATCCCGACAAGATGGCGAGCCTCGGCGTGACGGCTGTCGACGTCCAGAACGTCATCCAGGAACAGAACATCCAGGTCGCCGCCGGCAAGATCGGCCAGGCACCCGCGCCGGCGGGCACGGCCTTCGAGATGCAGGTCAACGCCGTCGGCCGCCTGAGCGACCCGCAGCAGTTCGGCGACATCGTCCTGCGCGTGGATCCGAAAACGGGTGCGGCGACCCGCCTGCGCGACGTGGCGCGCATAGAACTCGGCGCCCTGCTTTACTCCTCGTCCTTCAGCCTGAACGGCCAGGACAGCGTGGTCCTGGCCATCCTGCAGGCGCCGGGCTCGAACGCGCTCGACCTGCAGAACAACGTCAAGGCCAAGATGGAGGAGCTCTCCAAGCGCTTCCCGTCCGGCATGGCCTACAACATGTTCTACGACACGACGCGCTTCGTCTCCGCTGCGATGGAAGACGTCGTCAAGACGCTGGTCGAGGCGCTCGTTCTCGTCGTGCTGGTCGTCTTCATCTTCCTGCAGAGTTGGCGCGCCACCTTGATCCCAATCATCGCGATCCCGGTATCGCTGGTCGCGACGTTGACGGTCATGTACCTGCTCGGCTTCTCGCTCAACATGCTGTCGCTGCTCGGCATGGTGCTGGCGATCGGGCTCGTCGTCGACGACGCGATCGTGGTCGTCGAGAACGTTGAGCGACAGTTGGAGGCGGGACTGCCGCCGCTCGCGGCGGCAAAGAAGGCGATGCAGGAGGTCACCGGGCCGATCATCGCCACGACCGGCGTGCTGCTTGCCGTCTTCGTGCCGGTCGCCTTCATTCCCGGCGTTGCGGGCCAGCTCTACAACCAGTTCGCCCTGACGGTCGCGATTTCCTTCGCGATCTCCGCGTTCAACTCGCTGACGCTCAGCCCGGCACTGAGCGCGGTGTTCCTGCGCTATCGCGGCGAGTCCCAGTTCATCCTCTTCCGCTGGTTCAATGCCGGCTTCCACTGGATGTCGCACATCTATGCCGGCAGCATCAGGACGTTCGTCCGCTGGCGCTGGCCACTGCTCGGTCTGTTCGCGCTCGGACTGGCCGGCACGTACACCCTGTCGCAGCGCATCCCCTCGACCTTCCTGCCAGTCGAGGATCAGGGCTACTTCTTCGTTGTGCTGCAGCTTCCCGACGGCGCGTCGGTGGAGCGCACCGCCGCGGTGGCGAAGAAGTCCGAGGAGATTCTGCGCAGCCTGCCGGGGGTTGAATCCGTCGGCTCGGTCGTCGGCTTCTCCTTCCTGAGCTTCGCCAACCAATCGAACGCCGGCGTCCAGTTCGCCGTTCTCAAGCCGTGGGACGAGCGAGGCCCCGGAGAGAGCGCGACGGCCTTGCGCACGATCGCGCAGGGCAAGCTCATCCAGATACCCGACGCGCTGGTGCTGGCCTTCGACCCGCCGTCGATCCAGGGTCTCGGCACGACCGGCGGCTTCGAGTTCCAGGTGGAGGACTTGACCGGACGCGGCGCCGTCGCCCTCGACGAGACGACGCAGGCCCTGCTGGCGGAGGCTCGCAAGCAGCCGGAGCTCAACCCCTTCGCGCTGTTCACGACCTTCAGCACCTCGACGCCGCAATATTCCTACGACCTCGACCGCAACAAGGCGAAGCTGCTCGGCCTCAGCCTGCCGGACGTCTTCTCGACGTTGCAGATCTATCTCGGCTCGCTCTACGTCAACGATTTCAACCTGTTCGGGCGCACGTTCCGCGTCACCCTGCAGGCGGAACCGGATGCGCGCGCCTCGGCGACCGACATCTCCCGCCTCTATGTGCGCAGCTCTTCCGGCGACATGGTGCCGCTGAGCACGCTCGGCCAATTGAAGTCGATGGCGGGCCCGGAGACGATCACCCACTACAACAATTACCCATCCGCGCTGGTGAACGGCGCGGCGGCGGAAGGGTTCAGCTCCGGCCAGGCCGTGGCCGCCATGGAACGCGCCGCCGCGACCGCCCTGCCGAGGGATTTCGCCTTCGAATGGACCGGGATCACCTACCAGGAGATCAGGGCGGGCTCGATCGCCAATCTGGTCTTCGGGATCGCCATCGTCTTCTGCTTCCTCGTGCTGGCCATGCAGTACGAAAGCTGGTCGATGCCCTTCGTGGTGCTGCTCGCGGTTCCGCTTGCCCTGCTCGGCGCACTGCTCGCGCTGTGGCTGCGCGGAATGCAGATCGACGTCTACTCGCAGATCGGCTTCGTGATGCTGATCGGCCTCGCCGCCAAGAACGCGATCCTCATCGTCGAGTTCGCCAAGCGGCGGCGCGAGGAAGGCGTGGAGATCGTCGCTGCCGCGATCGAAGCCGCGCGCCTGCGCCTGCGGCCGATCCTGATGACGGCCTTCGCCTTCATTCTCGGCGTCGTGCCGCTGATGACCGCGACTGGCGCCGGCGCGGCCAGCCGGCAGTCGATCGGCACCACCGTCTTCGGCGGTATGCTGGTCGCCACCGTCCTGACCCTGGTCTTCGTGCCGATCTTTTATGTCGTTCTTGAATCCTGGCGTGAGCGCCTGTCGCCCCGCTCGTCCGCCCGCGATGCGGCCGAGCCGGCGGAATAG
- a CDS encoding TetR/AcrR family transcriptional regulator codes for MTIAVKHPPRERIIDAARDLFRKHGINGIGVDAIAEAADSNKMTLYRHFGSKDDLIVVCLKEAAAEAEAFWADIEAANPGDPKAQLNDWVHRAGDFLTMEHCNCEILDAAAELVDSDHPAQKFVKDIRQLYRTRVIQLCRDAGVADAELLVDALTLLIEGARCNWRIVGPEGAAPRFVKIAEIVVADFMQRPRA; via the coding sequence ATGACGATTGCTGTCAAACATCCGCCGCGGGAGCGCATCATCGACGCAGCGCGCGACCTGTTCAGGAAGCACGGTATCAACGGCATCGGCGTCGACGCGATCGCCGAAGCGGCCGACAGCAACAAGATGACGCTTTACCGCCATTTCGGCTCGAAGGACGACCTGATCGTCGTGTGCCTCAAGGAAGCCGCGGCGGAGGCCGAAGCCTTCTGGGCGGATATCGAGGCGGCCAATCCCGGCGATCCGAAGGCGCAGCTAAACGACTGGGTGCACCGCGCGGGTGACTTCCTCACCATGGAGCATTGCAACTGCGAGATTCTCGACGCGGCCGCGGAGTTGGTGGACAGCGATCATCCGGCCCAGAAGTTCGTCAAGGACATCAGACAGCTCTATCGGACCCGCGTGATCCAGCTTTGCCGCGATGCCGGCGTGGCCGATGCCGAGCTGCTTGTCGACGCGCTCACGCTCCTGATCGAGGGCGCCCGGTGCAACTGGCGCATCGTCGGGCCCGAGGGAGCCGCGCCGCGCTTCGTGAAGATCGCAGAGATCGTGGTCGCCGATTTCATGCAGCGCCCTCGCGCCTAG
- a CDS encoding cytochrome P450 translates to MSASTKSTSQWDSPPVYDVDIYSDEVIADPYPHYQRIRDAGAAVWLPANGLWAIGRHADVRACLADHETFRSGNGVSGNEAANRMAPGNLLASDPPLHDHLRRIVAAPLSPRGLNDVKGRIEATAEDLVDRLVRRGTFDGMMDLAQYLPVSIVSELVGMPEHGRENMLRWASAVFDMLGGANKRGEDALPVVMEMRAYTVNEATRDKVRPDGWVSMLYEAADKGLIRPEQVQMLMRDYLGPSLDTTIFATGHLLYLLGTNPEQWQMIRDDPSLIPNAINEAVRVESPIRGFTRYLADDKVVGDTLIPKGSRALMLYASANRDERRWEKPETFDVKRVLTDHVGFGHGIHSCAGMQLARLEIRSILTSMVKRVKRVEVGVPVLAMNNVLRGYERLPVRFVAD, encoded by the coding sequence ATGTCGGCTTCCACGAAATCCACGAGCCAGTGGGACAGCCCGCCCGTCTATGATGTCGACATCTACTCCGACGAGGTCATTGCCGACCCCTATCCGCACTACCAGCGTATCCGCGATGCCGGCGCCGCGGTCTGGTTGCCTGCAAACGGGCTATGGGCGATCGGTCGCCACGCGGACGTGCGCGCGTGCCTCGCAGACCATGAGACGTTCCGATCCGGAAACGGCGTTTCGGGAAACGAGGCTGCCAACAGGATGGCACCCGGGAACCTGCTCGCTTCCGATCCGCCGCTTCACGATCATCTGCGCCGCATCGTCGCCGCGCCGTTGAGTCCGCGCGGGCTGAACGACGTCAAAGGCCGTATCGAGGCGACGGCGGAGGACCTTGTCGACCGGCTGGTCCGGCGCGGCACCTTTGACGGTATGATGGACCTTGCGCAGTACCTTCCGGTTTCCATCGTCTCCGAGCTGGTCGGAATGCCGGAACACGGGCGTGAGAACATGCTGCGCTGGGCGAGCGCGGTGTTCGACATGCTCGGCGGCGCCAACAAGCGCGGTGAGGATGCGCTCCCTGTCGTCATGGAGATGCGGGCGTATACGGTCAACGAAGCGACGCGCGACAAGGTGCGGCCGGATGGCTGGGTGTCCATGCTCTATGAGGCTGCCGACAAGGGCCTTATACGCCCCGAGCAGGTGCAGATGCTGATGCGCGACTACCTCGGACCCAGTCTCGATACGACGATCTTCGCGACCGGCCACCTCCTGTATCTTCTGGGAACCAATCCCGAGCAGTGGCAGATGATCCGCGACGACCCGAGCCTGATACCCAATGCGATCAACGAGGCGGTCAGGGTGGAGTCGCCGATCCGCGGGTTCACTCGCTATCTGGCCGATGACAAGGTGGTCGGTGACACCTTGATCCCGAAAGGCTCGCGGGCGCTGATGCTCTATGCGTCGGCCAACCGGGACGAGCGGCGCTGGGAAAAGCCCGAAACCTTCGACGTGAAGCGGGTGCTGACCGATCACGTCGGCTTCGGGCACGGTATCCATTCATGCGCCGGGATGCAGTTGGCCCGGCTCGAGATCCGCAGCATCCTTACCTCGATGGTGAAGCGGGTGAAGCGGGTTGAGGTGGGTGTTCCGGTCCTGGCGATGAACAATGTCCTCAGGGGCTACGAACGCCTGCCGGTGAGGTTCGTCGCGGACTGA
- a CDS encoding 2Fe-2S iron-sulfur cluster-binding protein, with protein MIQVHFRSEDGSVKSAVGTDGDSVMEIARNNGVPGIVAECGGAAMCATCHVYVSSDWLERIPPMSEFEDELLEGTGAPRMENSRLGCQIKVSDTLDGLEVTVPASQY; from the coding sequence ATGATCCAGGTGCATTTCAGGAGCGAGGACGGATCTGTCAAATCCGCAGTCGGGACAGACGGAGATTCCGTCATGGAGATCGCGCGCAACAACGGAGTGCCCGGCATCGTCGCGGAGTGCGGAGGCGCGGCCATGTGCGCGACCTGCCACGTCTATGTCTCGTCGGACTGGCTCGAGCGGATTCCGCCAATGTCGGAGTTCGAAGACGAACTGCTCGAAGGGACGGGGGCTCCGCGGATGGAGAACAGCCGGCTCGGCTGCCAGATCAAGGTGAGCGACACGCTTGACGGCTTGGAAGTCACCGTGCCGGCCTCGCAGTACTGA
- a CDS encoding NAD(P)/FAD-dependent oxidoreductase, translated as MGRKVVIIGAGQVSATLVAKLRADGHEGTITVLGDENTLPYQRPPLSKAYLLGKQTMAQLHLRPSAFYSQAQIDLRLGCRAIAIEPGARLVQLQGDELVPYDHLVLATGAAARRWPAALGGTLEGVRTLRTFSDADSLSLALQSARSILVIGGGYLGLELASAARSLGLAVTVVEAQKRLLNRVAGEDTARYFRTLHVAHGTRIIEGMGIRRLLGKGIVEGAELENGEVITCDLVIVGIGAIPETALAVAAGLEVDDGVVTDEFCRTSDPFIWAAGDCARVRTSAGSIRLESVGNAIDQAETVAANILGGERAYRPRPWFWTEQHGVRMQIAGLSTGHDETVLRRTSDGSRSSCWYFRKDNLIAVDAINDAQAFLAGRRLIDSDMHVDRAAIGDPAFDLRNLAKTTSPEILS; from the coding sequence ATGGGTCGCAAGGTCGTCATAATCGGCGCAGGGCAGGTTTCGGCAACGCTCGTTGCAAAGCTGCGCGCCGATGGCCACGAAGGCACCATTACAGTTCTGGGCGACGAAAATACGCTGCCCTATCAAAGGCCTCCGCTCTCCAAGGCCTATCTTCTGGGAAAGCAGACGATGGCCCAGCTTCATCTTCGGCCATCTGCATTCTACAGCCAGGCGCAGATCGACTTGCGCCTGGGATGTCGCGCCATCGCGATCGAGCCCGGCGCCCGGCTGGTCCAGTTGCAGGGAGACGAGCTTGTCCCCTACGACCATCTGGTCCTTGCCACAGGAGCGGCGGCGCGACGCTGGCCGGCTGCGCTCGGCGGAACACTGGAAGGCGTCAGAACCCTCCGCACCTTCTCGGACGCCGACAGCCTGTCTCTCGCTTTGCAATCCGCCCGCTCCATCCTGGTCATTGGCGGTGGGTATCTGGGCCTCGAACTTGCATCCGCCGCCAGATCGCTCGGCCTTGCGGTCACCGTCGTCGAGGCACAGAAACGCCTCCTCAACCGGGTGGCGGGAGAGGATACTGCCCGATACTTCCGAACCTTGCATGTGGCCCACGGTACCCGGATCATCGAAGGGATGGGGATCCGCCGCCTTCTCGGCAAGGGTATTGTCGAAGGAGCGGAGCTGGAGAACGGCGAGGTGATCACGTGTGACCTGGTCATCGTCGGGATCGGTGCGATCCCCGAGACCGCGCTCGCCGTCGCTGCCGGGCTCGAGGTAGACGACGGCGTTGTCACCGACGAGTTCTGCCGAACCTCCGACCCCTTCATATGGGCGGCCGGCGATTGCGCACGGGTCCGCACCTCCGCGGGTTCAATCCGGCTTGAAAGCGTGGGGAATGCAATCGATCAGGCGGAAACCGTGGCCGCAAACATCTTGGGCGGCGAGCGGGCCTATCGGCCCCGGCCCTGGTTCTGGACCGAGCAACACGGCGTGAGGATGCAGATCGCGGGACTGTCGACAGGCCATGACGAGACCGTATTGCGCCGGACCTCGGACGGATCACGCAGTTCCTGCTGGTATTTCAGGAAGGACAACCTCATTGCAGTGGATGCCATCAACGACGCTCAGGCCTTTCTTGCCGGACGCCGCCTGATCGACAGCGACATGCATGTCGATCGTGCCGCGATCGGGGATCCCGCATTCGATCTGCGCAACCTGGCGAAGACGACGTCGCCGGAAATCTTATCGTGA
- a CDS encoding VOC family protein — MTLASLGYIGIRSTRTQEWQSFATNLLGMQQVDAGAGVRAFRMDDRKQRLVVTDDAGDGLGFMGWEVASAAALDLLASRLENAGVRVTLEPMALADQRHVARLISFCDPEGNRLEVFCGPAIASDPFLPGRAISGFKTESLGMGHAVLHARDVDLLLPFYRDLLGFRVTDYGLKPFKLYFFHLNGRHHSFAMVGTGRQGMHHFMVELLSLDDVGQGYDLASQAEGQIAYTLGRHSNDHMMSFYANSPSGFFVEYGWGARVIDPATWEPHETFDGPSYWGHERLYLPEDSTDRLRLRDMRLDAARRGQRAPDPSSGCAWFDSMVRQE; from the coding sequence ATGACCCTTGCCTCCCTCGGTTACATCGGAATCCGTTCCACGCGGACGCAGGAATGGCAATCGTTCGCCACGAACCTGCTTGGAATGCAGCAGGTTGATGCCGGCGCAGGTGTAAGAGCCTTTCGGATGGACGACCGCAAGCAGCGGCTCGTCGTCACTGACGACGCCGGTGACGGGCTCGGCTTCATGGGCTGGGAAGTCGCCTCCGCGGCGGCGTTGGATTTGCTGGCCTCGCGACTCGAGAACGCCGGTGTCCGCGTTACCCTTGAGCCCATGGCATTGGCGGACCAGCGTCATGTGGCCCGGCTGATCTCTTTCTGCGACCCCGAAGGCAATCGCCTTGAGGTTTTTTGCGGACCCGCCATAGCGAGTGACCCATTCCTGCCGGGCAGGGCGATTTCGGGGTTCAAGACGGAATCATTGGGCATGGGGCATGCCGTGCTCCACGCGCGCGATGTTGACCTGTTGCTCCCATTCTATCGGGACTTGCTCGGCTTCCGCGTGACCGACTACGGCCTCAAGCCGTTCAAACTCTACTTCTTCCACCTCAACGGCCGTCACCACAGCTTCGCGATGGTCGGCACCGGTCGTCAGGGCATGCATCATTTCATGGTCGAGCTGTTGAGCCTGGACGATGTAGGTCAGGGGTACGACCTTGCCAGCCAGGCTGAAGGTCAGATCGCCTATACGCTCGGGCGTCACTCGAACGACCACATGATGAGCTTCTACGCCAACAGCCCCTCCGGATTCTTCGTCGAATACGGCTGGGGCGCCCGCGTGATCGACCCTGCGACCTGGGAGCCTCACGAGACCTTCGACGGGCCGAGCTACTGGGGCCACGAGCGCCTCTACCTTCCAGAAGATTCCACGGACCGGCTACGCCTGCGCGACATGAGACTGGACGCTGCGCGGCGAGGCCAGCGGGCGCCTGATCCATCGAGCGGCTGCGCCTGGTTCGACAGTATGGTCAGGCAGGAATGA
- a CDS encoding NAD(P)H-quinone oxidoreductase, with protein sequence MRAIRFDALGGPDVLYVGTVDTPVPGPGELLIEVQAAGVNRPDISQRLGRYPVPADANPILGLEVAGVVAGTGDAQSPFRIGDRVTALVHGGGYAEYCCVDARHVMRIPSALSAEEAAAFPEAAMTVEFNMVMRAGLRAGETVLIHGGTSGIGMHAVARAISLGASVITTSRGAEKARYCREIGASVAIDAGEGDWTEAVMRHTGGRGVDVVLDMVGGAYADRNFACMAEDGRYALISLQGGARAEINLEPVLRRRLMLVGSTLRPLSADWKAAIVERVARDVVPHLAAGRLVPHVHAVFPLEEAAEAHRLLEANTHHGKIVLTMSRPGLSGTRTGTEEPR encoded by the coding sequence ATGCGGGCAATCCGGTTCGATGCTCTCGGCGGTCCGGATGTCCTCTATGTCGGGACGGTCGACACGCCCGTGCCCGGTCCGGGGGAGCTTCTCATCGAGGTCCAGGCCGCGGGCGTCAACAGGCCAGACATCTCGCAACGGCTGGGACGGTATCCGGTCCCGGCCGATGCCAACCCGATCCTCGGGCTGGAGGTGGCCGGTGTGGTCGCCGGTACAGGCGACGCACAATCGCCATTCCGAATTGGCGACAGGGTGACGGCGCTCGTGCATGGAGGCGGCTACGCCGAATACTGCTGTGTCGACGCCCGTCACGTCATGCGGATACCGAGCGCGCTTTCGGCGGAGGAAGCTGCCGCATTTCCGGAAGCCGCGATGACAGTCGAGTTCAATATGGTCATGCGGGCCGGCCTTCGCGCGGGCGAGACCGTTCTCATCCACGGAGGCACCTCCGGCATCGGCATGCATGCGGTGGCGCGGGCGATAAGCCTCGGTGCTTCCGTCATCACGACCTCGCGCGGCGCGGAGAAGGCGCGATACTGCCGCGAGATCGGTGCATCGGTGGCGATCGACGCGGGCGAGGGGGATTGGACCGAGGCGGTGATGCGGCACACCGGCGGGCGCGGCGTCGATGTCGTGCTCGACATGGTTGGGGGCGCCTACGCCGACCGCAACTTCGCCTGTATGGCGGAGGATGGGCGCTATGCTCTTATCTCGCTCCAAGGCGGCGCGCGCGCCGAGATCAACCTTGAGCCGGTGCTCCGCCGCCGGCTGATGCTGGTCGGCTCGACACTCCGCCCGCTTTCTGCGGACTGGAAGGCTGCGATCGTGGAGCGCGTGGCGCGAGACGTCGTGCCTCATCTGGCCGCGGGCCGCCTTGTGCCGCACGTGCACGCGGTCTTCCCCCTCGAAGAAGCGGCAGAAGCCCACCGTCTGCTCGAGGCCAACACCCACCACGGAAAGATCGTGCTGACGATGTCCCGGCCAGGTCTGTCGGGGACAAGGACCGGCACTGAGGAGCCACGATGA